In a single window of the Rhinolophus ferrumequinum isolate MPI-CBG mRhiFer1 chromosome 21, mRhiFer1_v1.p, whole genome shotgun sequence genome:
- the RNF222 gene encoding RING finger protein 222 isoform X1: protein MAELWQLRPFLPRAAMSEGESKDSSSSECPVCYEKFRDLEGASRTLSCGHVFCHDCLVKYLLSTRVDGQVQRTIVCPICRYVTFLSKKSSRWPSMLDRSSQTLAVPVGLPSGPPSDTLGHTNPLATSQPVWRPSPGQSAQLPLDVLPSLPREPQIFIISRHGMPLGEQDSVLPRRSLAEFSEASPAPSSSRSFCCRSRALLLITLIAVVAVVAAILPWVLLVRKQA, encoded by the exons ATGGCTGAGCTGTGGCAG CTAAGGCCGTTCCTTCCCAGAGCAGCCATGTCCGAAGGAGAAAGTAAGGACAGCTCCAGCAGTGAGTGCCCCGTGTGCTACGAGAAGTTCCGTGATCTGGAGGGCGCCAGCCGGACGCTGAGCTGTGGCCATGTGTTCTGCCATGACTGCCTTGTCAAGTACCTGCTCTCCACCCGTGTGGACGGGCAGGTCCAGAGGACAATTGTCTGTCCCATCTGTCGCTATGTCACCTTCCTCAGCAAAAAGAGCTCCCGCTGGCCCTCCATGCTGGACAGGAGTTCCCAGACCCTCGCTGTGCCTGTGGGCCTGCCCTCTGGGCCACCATCAGACACCCTGGGCCACACAAATCCCCTGGCCACCTCCCAGCCTGTCTGGAGACCATCCCCAGGTCAGAGTGCCCAGCTCCCCTTGGACGTGCTGCCCAGCCTGCCCCGGGAGCCTCAAATCTTCATCATCAGTCGCCATGGGATGCCCCTGGGGGAGCAGGACAGTGTCCTGCCGCGGCGCAGCCTGGCAGAGTTCTCTGAGGCATCCCCGGCCCCCAGCTCCTCCCGGTCATTCTGCTGCCGCTCCCGGGCCCTCCTGCTCATCACCCTCATTGCCGTGGTGGCTGTGGTCGCCGCTATCTTGCCCTGGGTGCTGCTGGTGAGGAAGCAGGCATGA
- the RNF222 gene encoding RING finger protein 222 isoform X2, protein MSEGESKDSSSSECPVCYEKFRDLEGASRTLSCGHVFCHDCLVKYLLSTRVDGQVQRTIVCPICRYVTFLSKKSSRWPSMLDRSSQTLAVPVGLPSGPPSDTLGHTNPLATSQPVWRPSPGQSAQLPLDVLPSLPREPQIFIISRHGMPLGEQDSVLPRRSLAEFSEASPAPSSSRSFCCRSRALLLITLIAVVAVVAAILPWVLLVRKQA, encoded by the coding sequence ATGTCCGAAGGAGAAAGTAAGGACAGCTCCAGCAGTGAGTGCCCCGTGTGCTACGAGAAGTTCCGTGATCTGGAGGGCGCCAGCCGGACGCTGAGCTGTGGCCATGTGTTCTGCCATGACTGCCTTGTCAAGTACCTGCTCTCCACCCGTGTGGACGGGCAGGTCCAGAGGACAATTGTCTGTCCCATCTGTCGCTATGTCACCTTCCTCAGCAAAAAGAGCTCCCGCTGGCCCTCCATGCTGGACAGGAGTTCCCAGACCCTCGCTGTGCCTGTGGGCCTGCCCTCTGGGCCACCATCAGACACCCTGGGCCACACAAATCCCCTGGCCACCTCCCAGCCTGTCTGGAGACCATCCCCAGGTCAGAGTGCCCAGCTCCCCTTGGACGTGCTGCCCAGCCTGCCCCGGGAGCCTCAAATCTTCATCATCAGTCGCCATGGGATGCCCCTGGGGGAGCAGGACAGTGTCCTGCCGCGGCGCAGCCTGGCAGAGTTCTCTGAGGCATCCCCGGCCCCCAGCTCCTCCCGGTCATTCTGCTGCCGCTCCCGGGCCCTCCTGCTCATCACCCTCATTGCCGTGGTGGCTGTGGTCGCCGCTATCTTGCCCTGGGTGCTGCTGGTGAGGAAGCAGGCATGA
- the RPL26 gene encoding 60S ribosomal protein L26, whose amino-acid sequence MKFNPFVTSDRSKNRKRHFNAPSHIRRKIMSSPLSKELRQKYNVRSMPIRKDDEVQVVRGHYKGQQIGKVVQVYRKKYVIYIERVQREKANGTTVHVGIHPSKVVITRLKLDKDRKKILERKAKSRQVGKEKGKYKEETIEKMQE is encoded by the exons ATGAAGTTCAACCCCTTTGTGACTTCTGACCGGAGCAAGAACCGTAAAAGACATTTCAATGCACCTTCCCACATTCGCAGGAAGATTATGTCTTCTCCTCTTTCCAAAGAGCTGAGACAGAAGTACAATGTTCGATCCATGCCCATCCGAAAGGATGATGAAGTTCAG GTTGTCCGAGGACACTACAAAGGGCAACAAATTGGCAAAGTAGTCCAGGTTTACAGAAAGAAGTATGTCATCTACATCGAACGAGTGCAGCGGGAGAAGGCTAATGGCACGACAGTTCATGTGGGCATTCACCCCAGCAAG GTGGTTATCACTAGACTAAAGCTGGACAAAGACCGCAAAAAGATCCTTGAACGGAAAGCCAAATCTCGccaagtaggaaaggaaaagggcaaatataaggaagaaacaatTGAGAAGATGCAGGAATAA